A single genomic interval of Nonomuraea rubra harbors:
- a CDS encoding sensor histidine kinase — MNEIERARRYTWHVLISGIAATWVVIVVNFGARLDAGLLNWWRTVPALAAAAAFTWLCPRIIRELMDRRYPTRLVVVAAVLACATALLGGPDLASWGFILVAWLSIATLNITRLASLLIAAGTWLFGVAAATATWRDGLFTVGLDLAFDEVLFVNALMYGVLCAIVPPSNRLWVWTWMLTEEAHKGREAHTKLALAEERLRFARDLHDLVGHQLSAIAVKTELAVRLSDVDADAARAEMSEVNALTRKALKELRQAVRGYRELDLAAEVNSVKGVLEAAGVRCEVLLPYRDLPSGVAPVFAYAVREAVTNVLKHSTATFCEISIRFTEQEAELVVRNDGVARRQAVDLGSGLAGMGERLAAVGGEMRATPTADGQFLLVAVVSLPLTG; from the coding sequence ATGAATGAGATCGAACGGGCACGGCGCTACACCTGGCACGTCCTGATATCAGGGATCGCCGCCACCTGGGTGGTCATCGTCGTCAACTTCGGCGCCAGGCTGGACGCGGGGCTGCTCAACTGGTGGCGTACCGTGCCCGCCCTGGCCGCCGCGGCCGCGTTCACCTGGCTGTGCCCGCGCATCATCCGCGAGCTGATGGACCGCCGTTACCCCACCAGGCTGGTGGTGGTGGCGGCGGTCCTCGCGTGTGCCACGGCTCTCCTGGGCGGGCCCGACCTGGCCTCCTGGGGCTTCATCCTCGTGGCGTGGCTGTCCATCGCCACGCTGAACATCACCCGGCTCGCCTCGCTGCTGATCGCGGCGGGCACGTGGCTGTTCGGCGTGGCGGCGGCGACCGCGACCTGGCGGGACGGCCTGTTCACCGTCGGGCTGGACCTGGCGTTCGACGAGGTGCTGTTCGTCAACGCGCTGATGTACGGGGTCCTGTGCGCGATCGTGCCGCCGTCCAACAGGTTGTGGGTCTGGACCTGGATGCTGACGGAGGAGGCGCACAAGGGCCGTGAGGCGCACACGAAGCTGGCCCTGGCCGAGGAGCGGCTGCGCTTCGCCAGGGACCTGCACGACCTCGTGGGGCACCAGCTCTCGGCCATCGCGGTCAAGACCGAGCTGGCCGTACGGCTGTCGGACGTGGACGCGGACGCGGCCAGAGCCGAGATGAGCGAGGTGAACGCGCTGACCAGGAAGGCGCTCAAGGAGCTGCGCCAGGCCGTGCGCGGCTACCGCGAGCTTGACTTGGCCGCCGAGGTGAATAGCGTGAAAGGTGTGCTCGAAGCGGCGGGGGTCCGCTGCGAGGTTCTCCTGCCCTATCGTGACCTGCCCTCCGGCGTGGCCCCGGTGTTCGCCTACGCCGTGCGCGAGGCGGTGACGAACGTGCTCAAGCACAGCACCGCGACGTTCTGCGAGATCTCCATCCGCTTCACCGAGCAGGAGGCCGAGCTCGTCGTGCGCAACGACGGCGTGGCCCGCCGGCAGGCGGTGGACCTGGGGAGCGGCCTGGCGGGCATGGGCGAGCGGCTGGCGGCCGTGGGCGGCGAGATGAGGGCGACCCCGACGGCCGACGGGCAGTTCCTGCTCGTGGCTGTCGTGTCATTGCCGCTGACGGGGTAG
- the atpD gene encoding F0F1 ATP synthase subunit beta, with protein MTAEAVETVEAPAAGTGRVARVTGAVVDVEFPVEAMPDIYNALKVEVTLGGETKTLTLEVAQHLGDNLVRAISMQPTDGLVRGQAVADTGAPISVPVGDVVKGHVWNALGETLDVPTSSLKIEERWGIHRPSPAFDQLESRTELLVTGIKVIDLLTPYVQGGKIGLFGGAGVGKTVLIQEMIRRVARNFGGTSCFAGVGERTREGNDLWLEMEEADVLKDTALVFGQMDEPPGTRLRVALSALTMAEYFRDVQKQDVLLFIDNIFRFTQAGSEVSTLLGRMPSAVGYQPTLADEMGVLQERITSTRGHSITSMQAIYVPADDITDPAPHNAFAHLDAQTVLSRPISEKGIYPAVDPLDSSSRILDPQIVGEEHYRVAQETKRILQKYRELQDIIAILGIDELSEEDKVTVQRARRIERFLSHPMYAAEAFTGQPGETVPLDETIASFKGLCAGEYDHLPEQAFFMVGGIEQAIAKAKELERR; from the coding sequence ATGACTGCAGAGGCTGTTGAAACTGTAGAAGCCCCCGCGGCCGGCACTGGCCGCGTGGCACGTGTCACCGGCGCCGTCGTCGACGTGGAGTTCCCCGTCGAGGCGATGCCCGACATCTATAACGCGCTCAAGGTCGAGGTGACCCTCGGCGGCGAGACCAAGACCCTGACGCTCGAGGTCGCCCAGCACCTGGGTGACAACCTCGTCCGCGCCATCTCCATGCAGCCCACCGACGGCCTGGTCCGCGGCCAGGCGGTCGCCGACACCGGCGCGCCGATCTCGGTGCCCGTCGGCGACGTCGTCAAGGGCCACGTGTGGAACGCGCTCGGCGAGACGCTCGACGTCCCCACCTCCTCGCTCAAGATCGAGGAGCGGTGGGGCATCCACCGCCCGTCGCCGGCCTTCGACCAGCTCGAGTCCCGTACCGAGCTGCTCGTCACCGGTATCAAGGTCATCGACCTGCTCACCCCGTACGTGCAGGGTGGGAAGATCGGCCTGTTCGGCGGCGCCGGCGTGGGCAAGACGGTGCTCATCCAGGAGATGATCCGCCGTGTCGCCCGCAACTTCGGTGGTACGTCGTGCTTCGCCGGTGTGGGCGAGCGCACCCGTGAGGGCAACGACCTCTGGCTGGAGATGGAGGAGGCGGACGTCCTCAAGGACACCGCGCTCGTCTTCGGCCAGATGGACGAGCCGCCGGGCACCCGTCTGCGCGTGGCCCTGTCGGCCCTGACGATGGCGGAGTACTTCCGCGATGTGCAGAAGCAGGACGTGCTGCTGTTCATCGACAACATCTTCCGCTTCACGCAGGCCGGTTCCGAGGTCTCGACGCTGCTCGGCCGTATGCCGTCCGCCGTGGGTTACCAGCCCACGCTGGCCGACGAGATGGGTGTGCTCCAGGAGCGCATCACCTCGACGCGCGGTCACTCGATCACCTCCATGCAGGCGATCTACGTGCCCGCGGACGACATCACCGACCCGGCCCCGCACAACGCGTTCGCGCACCTCGACGCGCAGACCGTTCTGTCCCGGCCGATCTCGGAGAAGGGCATCTACCCCGCGGTGGACCCGCTCGACTCCTCCTCCCGGATCCTCGACCCGCAGATCGTCGGCGAGGAGCACTACCGGGTGGCCCAGGAGACCAAGCGGATCCTGCAGAAGTACCGCGAGCTCCAGGACATCATCGCCATCCTCGGTATCGACGAGCTCTCCGAGGAGGACAAGGTCACCGTCCAGCGGGCCCGCCGCATCGAGCGCTTCCTGTCGCACCCGATGTACGCGGCCGAGGCCTTCACCGGCCAGCCGGGCGAGACCGTTCCGCTCGACGAGACCATCGCCTCGTTCAAGGGCCTGTGCGCCGGTGAGTACGACCACCTGCCCGAGCAGGCGTTCTTCATGGTCGGTGGCATCGAGCAGGCCATCGCCAAGGCCAAGGAACTCGAGCGCCGCTAA
- a CDS encoding F0F1 ATP synthase subunit epsilon, translated as MAKLRVGVVSPEREIWSGEADMVIAKTVDGEIGIMPQHAPVLGVLVEGGVLRVKREGEPELVAAVHGGFISVADDEVSVLAEVAELGSEVDVAAARDALDRAQASIEANQEDADAAIEAKRARARLRAAGEEV; from the coding sequence GTGGCGAAGCTACGCGTAGGGGTTGTCTCACCCGAGCGTGAGATCTGGTCGGGCGAGGCCGACATGGTGATTGCCAAGACCGTGGACGGCGAGATCGGTATTATGCCGCAACACGCACCTGTGCTCGGTGTCCTCGTCGAGGGCGGAGTGCTGCGCGTGAAGCGGGAGGGGGAGCCGGAGCTGGTGGCGGCGGTGCACGGGGGTTTCATCTCCGTCGCCGACGACGAGGTCTCCGTGCTCGCCGAAGTGGCCGAGCTCGGTTCCGAGGTCGACGTCGCGGCTGCCCGCGACGCTCTCGACCGGGCCCAGGCCTCGATCGAGGCCAACCAGGAAGACGCCGACGCGGCAATCGAGGCCAAGCGTGCCAGGGCCCGGCTGCGCGCGGCGGGCGAAGAGGTTTAA
- a CDS encoding ABC transporter ATP-binding protein: MLEISELRKRFAGGPDAPGGKVALDGISFTVRPGEMFGFVGANGAGKTTTMRIVMGVLQADSGSVSWQDRPLGYDDRQRFGYMPEERGLYQKMRVAEQIEYFGRLHGLGTQAAKKATGDLLERLGLTERRDDMVQALSLGNQQRVQLAVALVHDPELLILDEPFSGLDPIAVDALATVLQERCRGGVPVIFSSHQLELVERLCDSVGIVSGGRMVASGTVAGLRAAESDTLRVVVREPAPGWADGLPGTVTVQGDRHVLMTNEGDDQEILRRAMKAGHVEHFGVERPSLTEIFKEAVA, encoded by the coding sequence ATGCTCGAGATCAGCGAGCTGCGCAAGCGTTTCGCGGGCGGCCCCGACGCCCCCGGCGGCAAGGTCGCCCTCGATGGGATCAGCTTCACGGTACGCCCGGGTGAGATGTTCGGCTTCGTCGGCGCGAACGGCGCGGGCAAGACCACGACGATGCGCATCGTGATGGGCGTGCTCCAGGCGGACTCCGGCTCGGTGAGCTGGCAGGACAGGCCACTCGGCTACGACGACCGCCAGCGGTTCGGGTACATGCCCGAGGAGCGTGGCCTGTACCAGAAGATGCGGGTCGCCGAGCAGATCGAGTACTTCGGCCGCCTGCACGGGCTGGGCACGCAGGCTGCCAAGAAGGCCACCGGCGACCTGCTGGAGCGGCTCGGGCTGACCGAGCGCAGGGACGACATGGTGCAGGCGCTCTCGCTGGGCAACCAGCAGCGCGTGCAGCTCGCCGTGGCGCTGGTGCACGACCCCGAGCTGCTGATCCTCGACGAGCCGTTCTCGGGCCTGGACCCGATCGCGGTGGACGCGCTGGCCACGGTGCTGCAGGAGCGGTGCAGGGGCGGCGTGCCGGTGATCTTCTCCAGCCACCAGCTCGAGCTCGTCGAGCGGCTGTGCGACTCCGTGGGCATCGTCTCCGGGGGCCGGATGGTGGCCTCGGGCACGGTGGCCGGGCTGCGGGCCGCCGAGAGCGACACGCTGCGCGTGGTCGTCCGCGAGCCCGCCCCTGGCTGGGCCGACGGCCTGCCCGGCACGGTGACCGTGCAGGGCGACAGGCACGTTCTGATGACGAACGAGGGCGACGACCAGGAGATCCTGCGCCGCGCCATGAAGGCCGGCCACGTCGAGCACTTCGGCGTCGAGCGGCCGTCCCTCACCGAGATCTTCAAGGAGGCCGTGGCGTGA
- a CDS encoding cob(I)yrinic acid a,c-diamide adenosyltransferase: MTRADKDKPVVLSHIYTRGGDDGTTALVDMSRTSKTDSRLAAYADVEEANAHLGLALSHGTFPEDLAQCLVRVQNELFDLGADLATPVVPEPEFPPLRVEQAYIDRLEEQIDRFNADLTPLRSFILPGGDPATAALHVARVTVRRAERTTWAALEAHDDMNPLTAKYLNRLSDLLFVACRVAHAGDEPLWKPGGTR; this comes from the coding sequence ATGACGCGCGCGGACAAGGACAAGCCTGTCGTTCTCTCCCATATCTACACCCGGGGCGGAGACGACGGCACGACAGCGCTGGTCGACATGAGCCGCACCTCGAAGACCGACTCCCGGCTCGCGGCCTACGCCGACGTCGAGGAGGCCAACGCCCACCTGGGCCTGGCGCTGTCCCACGGCACGTTCCCCGAGGACCTGGCGCAGTGCCTGGTCCGCGTCCAGAACGAGCTCTTCGACCTGGGGGCCGACCTGGCCACACCGGTCGTCCCGGAGCCGGAGTTCCCGCCGCTGCGGGTGGAGCAGGCCTACATCGACCGGCTGGAGGAGCAGATCGACCGCTTCAACGCCGATCTCACGCCGCTACGCAGCTTCATCCTGCCGGGCGGCGACCCCGCCACGGCGGCCCTGCACGTGGCCCGGGTCACGGTACGCAGGGCGGAGCGTACGACCTGGGCGGCCCTGGAGGCCCACGACGACATGAACCCGTTGACGGCCAAGTACCTCAACCGGCTGTCGGACCTGCTGTTCGTCGCCTGCCGCGTGGCTCACGCCGGCGACGAGCCGCTCTGGAAGCCCGGCGGCACCCGCTGA
- the atpA gene encoding F0F1 ATP synthase subunit alpha, whose translation MAELTIRPDEIRDALERFVQAYEPEGAAREEIGTVVDAGDGIAHVSGLPSAMANELLEFENGTRGLALNLDTREIGVVILGEFSGIEEGQTVRRTGEVLSVPVGDNFLGRVVDPLGNPLDGKGAIEAEATRALELQAPTVVQRQPVKESLATGIKAIDAMTAIGRGQRQLIIGDRGTGKTAIAVDTILNQRDNWASGDPAKQVRCVYVAVGQKGSTVAQVRARLEEAGAMEYTTIVAAPASEAAGFKYIAPYAGSAIGQHWMYQGKHVLIVFDDLTKQADAYRAVSLLLRRPPGREAFPGDVFYLHSRLLERCAKLSDDMGGGSMTGLPVIETKGNDVSAFIPTNVISITDGQVFLETDLFNAGVRPAINVGVSVSRVGGSAQSKAMRKVAGTLRLSLSQYRDLEAFAAFASDLDAASKAQLERGQRLVELLKQAQYSPFSLEREVASIWAGTTGELDEVPIEDVRRFEGEFLDYIQSSHKGIFDTIRETRELSDDTVTALKDAITEFKKGFTTSSGELLVKDEPVAPLGADEVGQEKIKKVVRPQAEK comes from the coding sequence ATGGCGGAGCTTACGATCCGGCCGGACGAGATCCGGGACGCGCTTGAGCGCTTCGTCCAGGCGTACGAACCGGAAGGCGCCGCGCGCGAGGAGATCGGGACCGTCGTCGACGCCGGCGACGGCATCGCCCATGTCTCCGGCCTTCCCTCGGCGATGGCGAACGAGCTGCTCGAGTTCGAGAACGGTACGCGCGGCCTGGCACTGAACCTCGACACCCGCGAGATCGGTGTCGTCATCCTGGGCGAGTTCAGCGGCATCGAGGAGGGCCAGACGGTCCGCCGGACGGGCGAGGTCCTGTCCGTGCCCGTCGGCGACAACTTCCTCGGCCGCGTGGTCGACCCCCTGGGCAACCCGCTCGACGGCAAGGGCGCGATCGAGGCCGAGGCGACTCGTGCTCTCGAACTGCAGGCCCCCACCGTCGTCCAGCGGCAGCCCGTGAAGGAGTCGCTGGCCACCGGCATCAAGGCGATCGACGCCATGACGGCCATCGGCCGTGGCCAGCGTCAGCTGATCATCGGCGACCGCGGCACGGGCAAGACCGCGATCGCCGTCGACACCATCCTCAACCAGCGCGACAACTGGGCCTCCGGCGACCCCGCCAAGCAGGTCCGCTGCGTCTACGTCGCGGTCGGCCAGAAGGGCTCGACCGTCGCGCAGGTGCGCGCTCGCCTGGAAGAGGCCGGCGCGATGGAGTACACCACCATCGTCGCGGCCCCCGCCTCCGAGGCCGCGGGCTTCAAGTACATCGCCCCCTACGCCGGCTCGGCGATCGGTCAGCACTGGATGTACCAGGGCAAGCACGTCCTGATCGTCTTCGATGACCTGACCAAGCAGGCGGACGCCTACCGCGCCGTCTCGCTGCTGCTGCGCCGCCCGCCGGGTCGTGAGGCGTTCCCCGGCGACGTCTTCTACCTCCACTCCCGGCTGCTGGAGCGCTGCGCCAAGCTCTCCGACGACATGGGCGGTGGCTCGATGACGGGTCTGCCGGTCATCGAGACCAAGGGCAACGACGTCTCGGCGTTCATCCCGACCAACGTCATCTCCATCACCGACGGCCAGGTCTTCCTCGAGACCGACCTGTTCAACGCCGGTGTGCGCCCGGCCATCAACGTCGGTGTCTCGGTCTCCCGAGTCGGTGGTTCGGCTCAGTCCAAGGCCATGCGGAAGGTCGCGGGCACGCTGCGTCTGTCGCTGTCGCAGTACCGTGACCTGGAGGCCTTCGCGGCCTTCGCCTCCGACCTCGACGCGGCCTCCAAGGCCCAGCTCGAGCGCGGTCAGCGCCTGGTCGAGCTGCTCAAGCAGGCCCAGTACAGCCCGTTCTCGCTCGAGCGCGAGGTGGCCTCGATCTGGGCGGGCACGACGGGCGAGCTGGACGAGGTGCCGATCGAGGACGTGCGCCGCTTCGAGGGCGAGTTCCTCGACTACATCCAGTCGTCGCACAAGGGCATCTTCGACACCATCCGCGAGACCCGCGAGCTGTCCGACGACACGGTGACCGCTCTCAAGGACGCCATCACGGAGTTCAAGAAGGGCTTCACCACCTCCTCGGGTGAGCTGCTGGTCAAGGACGAGCCGGTGGCGCCGCTGGGGGCCGACGAGGTCGGCCAGGAGAAGATCAAGAAGGTCGTCCGTCCGCAGGCGGAGAAGTAG
- a CDS encoding F0F1 ATP synthase subunit gamma, producing MGAQLRLLRRRISSVKSTAKITRAQELIASSRIVKAQQRMQEALPYEREITRAVTGVVSNAASVDHPLTVAKENPAKAGVLIVTSDSGFCGGFNANVLREAEALRGLLEGRGLTVVPFVTGRKGVTWHTFRNREMGGSWVGFSRKPAYADAKEIANTLIDSFKDDNGIDEIHIVSTEFVSMLTQNVVVKRVLPLEVEETEATDSTVIPPYFEFEPTAGDVLESLLPRYVESRIFTALLQSAASEEAARRRAMKSATDNANELMRVLTQQMNQARQAEITQEISEIVGGANALADAAAGKE from the coding sequence ATGGGTGCCCAGCTAAGGCTGCTGCGGCGGCGGATCAGCTCGGTCAAGTCGACCGCGAAGATCACGCGCGCCCAGGAGCTCATCGCCTCTTCACGGATCGTGAAGGCGCAGCAGCGGATGCAGGAGGCGCTGCCGTACGAGCGCGAGATCACTCGCGCCGTCACGGGCGTCGTCAGCAACGCCGCCAGCGTCGACCATCCGCTGACCGTGGCGAAGGAGAACCCCGCCAAGGCGGGCGTGCTCATCGTCACCAGCGACAGCGGGTTCTGCGGCGGCTTCAACGCCAACGTGCTGCGCGAGGCCGAGGCCCTGCGCGGGCTGCTGGAGGGCCGCGGGCTGACCGTGGTGCCGTTCGTCACCGGGCGCAAGGGTGTCACCTGGCACACCTTCCGCAACCGGGAGATGGGCGGCAGCTGGGTCGGGTTCTCGCGGAAGCCGGCCTACGCCGACGCCAAGGAGATCGCGAACACGCTGATCGACTCGTTCAAGGACGACAACGGGATCGACGAGATCCACATCGTCTCGACCGAGTTCGTCTCGATGCTCACGCAGAACGTCGTGGTCAAGCGGGTCCTGCCGCTGGAGGTCGAGGAGACCGAGGCGACGGACTCGACGGTGATCCCGCCGTACTTCGAGTTCGAGCCGACCGCCGGCGACGTGCTGGAGTCGCTGCTGCCGCGGTACGTGGAGTCGCGCATCTTCACGGCGCTGCTCCAGTCGGCCGCCTCCGAGGAGGCCGCCCGGCGGCGCGCGATGAAGTCCGCGACCGACAACGCCAACGAGCTGATGCGGGTGCTCACCCAGCAGATGAACCAGGCTCGCCAGGCCGAGATCACCCAGGAAATCAGCGAGATCGTCGGTGGCGCCAACGCGCTCGCTGACGCCGCAGCGGGGAAAGAGTGA
- a CDS encoding STAS domain-containing protein, producing MRVRGKPGAQVVRIGNRLDAGTSAGVRERLHKALDSGEGDLILDLSKLEMIDATGLGVLVGAHRRALSVERRLVLRGVPPRIMRILAVTRLNRVLHVEAPAAAVA from the coding sequence ATGCGCGTCCGGGGCAAGCCGGGTGCCCAGGTGGTGCGGATCGGGAACCGGCTCGACGCCGGCACGTCGGCCGGAGTGCGCGAGCGCCTGCACAAGGCGCTCGACTCCGGTGAGGGCGATCTGATCCTGGATCTCTCCAAGCTGGAGATGATCGACGCCACCGGTCTCGGCGTGCTCGTGGGGGCGCACAGGCGCGCGCTGAGCGTCGAGCGCCGACTCGTTCTTCGGGGGGTGCCACCGAGGATCATGCGGATACTCGCGGTGACCCGGCTGAATCGGGTGCTGCACGTGGAGGCTCCGGCGGCCGCGGTGGCCTGA
- a CDS encoding F0F1 ATP synthase subunit delta: protein MRGLSRTSLAEVEERFNAVAGSADLGALSDELFAVADLLDREHGLRRALSDPARAAEQKAGVMRSLLDGKVGAAALATAEAAVSAKWSRAGDLADVLERLGVVAAAAEAEGQSRLDDVEDELFRFGRIVAANPGLRRALADAAAPEEGKRELLRSLIEGKVAPSSLRLITQLVVHPRGRSLETGLEEVGHLVAQQRQRLVAVVRSAVELTEAQKERLAAWLRTSYGRDVHLNVEVDKRVLGGFSVRIGDEIIDTTIVGRIEEVRRRLAG, encoded by the coding sequence ATGCGCGGTTTGAGCAGGACCTCGCTGGCCGAAGTCGAAGAGCGCTTCAACGCGGTCGCCGGTAGTGCAGACCTCGGTGCGCTCTCCGACGAGCTGTTCGCGGTCGCGGATCTGCTCGACCGCGAGCACGGCCTGCGCCGCGCCCTGTCCGACCCGGCCAGGGCGGCCGAGCAGAAGGCGGGCGTCATGCGCTCGCTGCTCGACGGCAAGGTCGGCGCCGCGGCCCTGGCCACCGCCGAGGCGGCGGTCTCGGCCAAGTGGTCGCGCGCCGGTGACCTGGCCGACGTGCTCGAACGGCTCGGCGTCGTCGCCGCGGCGGCGGAGGCGGAGGGCCAGAGCAGGCTCGACGACGTGGAGGACGAGCTCTTCCGCTTCGGCCGCATCGTCGCCGCCAACCCCGGCCTGCGCCGCGCGCTCGCCGACGCGGCCGCTCCCGAGGAGGGCAAGCGCGAGCTGCTGCGCAGCCTGATCGAGGGCAAGGTCGCCCCGTCCAGCCTGCGCCTCATCACGCAGCTGGTGGTGCACCCGCGTGGGCGTAGCCTGGAAACAGGCCTGGAAGAGGTCGGTCATCTCGTGGCCCAGCAGCGCCAGCGCCTCGTGGCGGTGGTGCGCAGCGCGGTCGAGCTGACCGAGGCGCAGAAGGAGCGCCTGGCGGCGTGGCTGCGCACCTCCTACGGCCGTGACGTGCACCTGAATGTCGAGGTGGACAAGCGAGTGCTCGGTGGGTTCTCGGTCCGCATCGGCGACGAGATCATCGACACCACAATCGTGGGACGAATCGAAGAAGTCCGCCGCCGGTTGGCCGGCTAG
- a CDS encoding TetR/AcrR family transcriptional regulator: MTAAYTLYAKPGFTATTIERLCSEARISNRAFYECFGGREELLQALHERCVEESLSVVAKALEEAPDTLDGRVKAGIRAYIEFTTADWRRARIMHVEVRRSGDVLTLSRQRAVAAFARLVEEASADFPLGAELNRRLVALGVIGALQELLIEWLLSEEQPDIDELVAVAVHIFNQSLGTG; encoded by the coding sequence ATGACGGCCGCGTACACGCTATACGCGAAGCCGGGTTTCACGGCGACGACCATCGAAAGGCTGTGCTCGGAGGCCAGGATCTCCAACCGGGCCTTCTACGAATGTTTCGGCGGACGCGAGGAGCTGCTCCAGGCGTTACACGAGCGCTGCGTGGAGGAAAGCCTCTCGGTCGTCGCCAAGGCGCTGGAGGAGGCCCCCGACACGCTTGACGGGAGAGTCAAGGCCGGGATTCGCGCCTATATCGAGTTCACCACGGCCGACTGGCGGCGGGCCCGGATCATGCACGTCGAGGTGCGCAGATCGGGAGACGTCCTGACACTCTCCCGTCAGCGCGCGGTGGCGGCGTTCGCCCGGCTGGTCGAGGAGGCGTCCGCCGATTTCCCGCTCGGCGCCGAGTTGAATCGGCGCCTGGTGGCACTCGGAGTAATTGGGGCGTTACAAGAGTTGCTCATCGAATGGCTGCTCTCCGAGGAGCAGCCGGACATCGACGAACTCGTCGCGGTCGCCGTCCACATCTTCAATCAGAGCCTCGGCACCGGCTGA
- a CDS encoding ABC transporter permease, with protein sequence MNGLWLVARREISTQVRTRAFVIGLLVTALLVAAVSFLPRIMNQGDTYTIGLVNSQQLPLHAAAPEIEFEWRKFADEAAARQAVLDGDLDAALVDDRRVLTDGEIQTELGVLLQSVSREFKLGAAGVAIPPLEMQSVGADTRYEAARQGIATVLVLLLFMLLMGQIVMVAMGVVEEKGSRIVEILLASVRPWQLLGGKILGLGVLGLINLVTILVIGLAASSVSGLAADFPPGMVGLVVAVVVWFVLGYAFFATLSAAFASLVSRQEEVNTVLTPLTMMIMATYFVSFYVTNEPTGTLATVLSYVPPFSSMVMPVRMAATEVPMWQVGASMVAMLLAVLVVLRLGATVYERAVLRTGARLKFGEVLRSR encoded by the coding sequence GTGAACGGATTGTGGCTGGTCGCCCGGCGCGAGATCAGCACGCAGGTCAGGACCAGGGCGTTCGTGATCGGCCTGCTCGTCACGGCGCTGCTGGTGGCGGCGGTGTCCTTCCTGCCCAGGATCATGAACCAGGGCGACACCTACACCATCGGCCTGGTCAACTCCCAGCAGCTCCCGCTGCACGCCGCCGCACCCGAGATCGAGTTCGAGTGGCGCAAGTTCGCCGACGAGGCGGCGGCCAGGCAGGCCGTGCTCGACGGCGACCTGGACGCGGCACTGGTCGACGACCGCAGGGTGCTCACCGACGGGGAGATCCAGACCGAGCTCGGGGTGCTGCTGCAGAGCGTCAGCCGCGAGTTCAAGCTGGGCGCCGCAGGGGTGGCCATCCCGCCGCTGGAGATGCAGTCCGTGGGCGCCGACACCCGGTACGAGGCCGCGCGCCAGGGCATCGCCACCGTGCTCGTGCTGCTGCTGTTCATGCTGCTCATGGGGCAGATCGTGATGGTGGCCATGGGGGTGGTCGAGGAGAAGGGCAGCCGGATCGTGGAGATCCTGCTCGCCTCGGTGCGGCCGTGGCAGCTGCTCGGCGGCAAGATCCTCGGGCTGGGCGTGCTCGGCCTGATCAACCTGGTCACGATCCTGGTGATCGGCCTGGCCGCCTCGTCCGTCTCCGGCCTGGCCGCCGACTTCCCGCCGGGCATGGTGGGGCTGGTGGTCGCGGTGGTGGTGTGGTTCGTGCTCGGGTACGCCTTCTTCGCCACGCTGTCGGCGGCGTTCGCCTCGCTGGTCTCCCGCCAGGAGGAGGTGAACACCGTGCTGACGCCGCTCACCATGATGATCATGGCGACCTACTTCGTGTCGTTCTACGTCACCAACGAGCCCACGGGCACGCTGGCCACGGTCCTGTCGTACGTCCCGCCGTTCTCCTCCATGGTCATGCCGGTGCGGATGGCCGCGACCGAGGTGCCCATGTGGCAGGTGGGCGCCTCGATGGTGGCGATGTTGCTGGCCGTGCTGGTGGTGCTCAGGCTCGGCGCCACGGTGTACGAGCGGGCGGTGCTGCGGACGGGGGCGCGGCTGAAGTTCGGCGAAGTGCTGCGCAGCCGGTAG
- a CDS encoding DUF2550 domain-containing protein — MILVVLLAALIVLRGVTLARSRGSVPCRLRVGDRGWQSGVARYADGELHWIPLLGVRLRPRHAIARRGLVVSARREIDGGLFAVDCTGSTRGISLAMSADALTGFLAWLESAPPSAYLDVA, encoded by the coding sequence GTGATTCTCGTAGTGCTGCTGGCCGCCCTCATCGTGCTGCGCGGGGTGACGCTGGCCCGTTCGCGCGGCAGTGTGCCCTGTCGCCTGCGGGTGGGGGACCGCGGGTGGCAGAGCGGGGTAGCCCGGTACGCCGACGGGGAGCTCCATTGGATCCCGCTGCTCGGCGTCCGACTCCGGCCGCGTCACGCAATCGCGAGGCGCGGCCTTGTCGTATCCGCGCGGCGGGAGATCGACGGGGGGCTCTTCGCGGTGGACTGCACCGGGAGCACCCGGGGCATCTCGCTGGCGATGAGCGCTGACGCGTTGACGGGTTTCCTGGCGTGGCTGGAGTCCGCGCCGCCCAGCGCCTACCTGGACGTCGCGTAG